A window of the Nibribacter ruber genome harbors these coding sequences:
- a CDS encoding DUF5074 domain-containing protein — translation MNLFSLKKRFLYLSLASGLLFTTSCDNDKEDTSPFSDGVFVTNEGQFMSVNAEVSFISRDGQTVIPELFNQVNSRPLGDAAQSMTFIGDKAYIALNNSKKIEVVDARTFASTGVIKDLSIPRYMVALNNTKAYVTEYVDYGVNGRVSVLDLTKNTVTKSIGVDALPEGIVLLNGKLYVANSGSNTVSVINTTNDELETNIEVGTGPSHLVVDANNKIWVIRGGYDEPGALVKIDPANGNAVTSYAIPGSGLITTSADKKTLYYSADGKVYTMPITATAAPTMPLISRSPYGLGLDPATNTLYLGVGGYTTNGWVVRYQTTGARIDSFQVRVLPNGFTFR, via the coding sequence ATGAATCTATTCTCCCTTAAAAAACGGTTTCTGTACCTGTCTCTGGCCAGCGGCCTGCTGTTCACCACTTCTTGTGACAATGATAAAGAAGACACTTCTCCTTTCAGCGACGGGGTCTTTGTCACCAATGAAGGCCAGTTCATGAGCGTGAACGCAGAAGTAAGCTTTATCTCCCGCGACGGCCAGACGGTCATTCCGGAACTGTTCAACCAGGTAAACAGCCGTCCGCTGGGAGACGCTGCCCAGTCCATGACTTTTATTGGAGACAAAGCCTACATTGCCCTTAATAACAGCAAGAAGATTGAAGTGGTAGACGCCCGCACCTTCGCCTCTACCGGCGTCATCAAAGACCTTTCCATCCCCCGGTACATGGTGGCCCTCAACAACACCAAGGCCTACGTGACCGAGTATGTAGACTATGGCGTGAACGGCCGCGTGTCTGTGCTGGACCTCACCAAGAATACCGTGACCAAGTCCATTGGCGTAGATGCCCTACCAGAAGGCATTGTGCTGTTGAACGGCAAACTCTACGTGGCCAACAGCGGCAGCAATACTGTTTCTGTCATCAACACCACCAATGATGAACTGGAGACCAATATTGAAGTGGGCACCGGTCCTAGCCACCTGGTTGTAGATGCCAACAACAAAATCTGGGTGATACGCGGCGGCTATGATGAGCCAGGCGCCCTGGTGAAGATTGACCCAGCCAATGGAAATGCAGTTACTTCTTATGCTATACCCGGTTCTGGACTAATTACCACCAGCGCCGATAAGAAAACGCTCTACTACTCAGCCGATGGCAAAGTGTATACCATGCCCATCACAGCCACGGCCGCCCCTACCATGCCCCTCATCAGCCGTAGCCCCTACGGCCTGGGCCTTGACCCGGCTACCAACACTCTGTACTTAGGCGTAGGCGGGTATACCACCAACGGCTGGGTGGTACGCTATCAGACCACGGGGGCCAGGATTGACTCGTTCCAGGTGAGAGTATTGCCCAACGGCTTTACTTTCCGGTAG